AACTTTGCTAGATAAAATTGAGATTGATAATGAAATTGTTATCATTACTCGTCCTGGGCATAAAGATATTGCCATCTTACCTGCTGAAGAATTAAGTAGCTTATTAGAAACAGTTCATTTACTGCGATCGCCTGCTAATGCTAAACGTTTATTTGCTGCTATTGATCGTTCGCTAAAAAGGGACTCTCAATCTTTAGAAGGACAAACTATTGAAGAACTTTGTGAGGAATTAGGTATTGAAAGAGAACCATAGGGCGATTATTTTTGATCAACAGTTTCGAGAAGATTTGATGTGGTGGTTTAAAACCAATAAAAAAATTGTCTTTCGTATTTTAGATTTAGTAGAAGCAGTGACACAAGATCCCTTTTCAGGAATGGGAAAACCGGAACCCTTAAAATATGAAGAATTTC
This genomic window from Aphanothece sacrum FPU1 contains:
- a CDS encoding type II toxin-antitoxin system YoeB family toxin; its protein translation is MKENHRAIIFDQQFREDLMWWFKTNKKIVFRILDLVEAVTQDPFSGMGKPEPLKYEEFPFPDGYDWLKLLYPLFGQLIFLLRISSCLGKFSKIEIAQSGEVKKP
- a CDS encoding type II toxin-antitoxin system Phd/YefM family antitoxin codes for the protein MLSIETTYEKASKNLETLLDKIEIDNEIVIITRPGHKDIAILPAEELSSLLETVHLLRSPANAKRLFAAIDRSLKRDSQSLEGQTIEELCEELGIEREP